Proteins from one Chitinophaga oryzae genomic window:
- a CDS encoding GreA/GreB family elongation factor, whose translation MKKKQIIVSQHDYDILKTLCYHAPGTAKLKEELDRAVIRKTKVPDDVVQVNSTLQFRDERSGAVREVQLVLPAASNIQLGKLSILSPIGTALLGYSAGDTIDWEVPAGKTQLHILRVVNEG comes from the coding sequence ATGAAAAAGAAACAGATTATCGTGTCCCAACATGATTACGACATCCTGAAAACGCTTTGTTACCACGCTCCCGGCACAGCCAAACTGAAAGAGGAGCTGGACAGGGCGGTGATCCGTAAGACAAAAGTACCCGATGATGTGGTACAGGTCAATTCCACGCTGCAGTTCAGGGATGAACGCAGCGGCGCTGTACGGGAAGTGCAGTTGGTATTGCCTGCGGCCAGCAACATTCAACTGGGGAAACTCTCTATCCTTTCGCCGATAGGTACGGCCCTGCTGGGCTACAGCGCCGGCGACACCATCGACTGGGAGGTGCCTGCGGGCAAAACCCAGCTGCATATCCTGCGGGTGGTCAATGAAGGATAG
- the mqnE gene encoding aminofutalosine synthase MqnE, with protein sequence MTMRQDYPAVQTLLQQPSLDTDLKNIAEKILRQERITPAEGLTLFEKGDVGFLGALANHVRERMHGDKTYFNRNFHIEPTNVCVFTCHFCSYSRLYKNREEGWELSIDQMLDIVKSYDGQPVTEVHIVGGVHPKMQLDFFVELIQKIKAHRPDLHIKGFTAVELDYMFRKAKVSVDEGMRILNEAGLQSMPGGGAEIFHPDVRAKICHDKVDADGWLAIHRAAHNRGMVTNATMLYGHIETYEHRIDHMERLRQLQDETHGFNTFIPLKFRNKGNDMSDIPESSIVEDLKLYAVARLYMDNFPHIKAYWPMLGRNTAQLTLSFGVNDLDGTIDDTTKIYSMAGAEEQNPSMNTAQLAHLIKQAGRRPVERDTVYNEIKDYTDVVFSDEELLVTK encoded by the coding sequence ATGACGATGAGACAAGATTATCCGGCAGTTCAGACACTTCTTCAGCAACCTTCTCTGGATACTGACCTGAAGAACATTGCAGAAAAAATCCTGCGCCAGGAAAGAATTACGCCCGCAGAAGGGCTGACTTTATTTGAGAAAGGCGACGTTGGTTTCTTAGGCGCACTGGCCAACCATGTGCGGGAACGTATGCACGGCGATAAGACTTACTTCAACCGTAATTTTCATATTGAGCCTACCAACGTATGTGTTTTCACCTGTCACTTCTGCTCCTACTCCCGGTTGTATAAAAACCGCGAAGAGGGCTGGGAACTGAGCATCGACCAGATGCTGGATATCGTGAAAAGCTACGACGGCCAGCCTGTTACGGAAGTCCATATTGTAGGCGGCGTACATCCCAAGATGCAGCTGGACTTTTTCGTGGAACTGATCCAAAAAATCAAGGCGCATCGCCCAGATCTCCATATCAAAGGATTTACGGCTGTAGAGCTGGACTATATGTTCCGCAAAGCCAAAGTAAGCGTAGACGAAGGGATGCGCATCCTCAACGAAGCCGGCCTGCAATCCATGCCGGGCGGCGGTGCGGAAATCTTCCATCCCGACGTACGCGCCAAAATATGCCATGACAAAGTAGATGCGGACGGCTGGCTCGCTATTCACCGGGCGGCGCACAACCGCGGCATGGTCACCAACGCCACTATGCTGTACGGCCATATCGAAACCTACGAGCACCGCATTGACCATATGGAACGTTTACGGCAGCTGCAGGACGAAACACACGGCTTCAATACCTTCATCCCGCTGAAGTTCAGGAACAAAGGCAACGACATGTCCGATATTCCGGAATCTTCCATCGTGGAAGACCTGAAGCTGTACGCAGTGGCCCGTTTGTATATGGACAACTTCCCGCATATCAAAGCCTACTGGCCGATGCTGGGAAGAAATACCGCGCAGCTGACGCTTTCCTTCGGGGTAAATGACCTGGACGGTACCATCGACGATACCACCAAGATCTACAGCATGGCCGGCGCGGAGGAACAGAATCCTTCCATGAACACCGCCCAGCTGGCCCACCTGATCAAACAGGCAGGCAGAAGGCCCGTTGAACGCGATACCGTGTACAATGAAATAAAAGATTATACTGACGTGGTTTTCTCTGACGAGGAACTGCTCGTGACTAAATAA
- a CDS encoding DUF192 domain-containing protein yields the protein MQLPFKYLLIAALYVSGCNNNTGKNNSAATTETGTGTTAGTESPAPVTANGSEFRKDASLAFLSKSKADTIRKIDIQLAQTDQQREDGLMYRKSMTDDQGMLFIFPDMEERSFWMKNTYISLDIIYLDDKLEIVSIQKYATPLSEQSLPSFKKAQYVLEVNGGFCDKYHINYGDHVVYHK from the coding sequence ATGCAGCTACCGTTCAAATACCTGTTGATAGCCGCCCTGTACGTGTCCGGCTGTAACAACAATACCGGCAAAAACAACAGCGCCGCCACCACAGAAACCGGTACCGGCACTACCGCCGGCACGGAATCTCCGGCCCCGGTCACCGCCAACGGCAGCGAATTCAGAAAAGACGCGTCGCTCGCATTCCTGTCCAAAAGCAAGGCGGACACCATCCGTAAAATCGATATCCAGCTGGCACAAACCGATCAGCAGCGGGAAGACGGGCTGATGTACCGTAAATCCATGACCGATGACCAGGGCATGCTGTTTATCTTCCCGGACATGGAAGAGCGCTCTTTCTGGATGAAAAACACCTACATCTCCCTCGATATCATCTACCTGGATGATAAACTGGAAATCGTGTCCATCCAGAAATATGCAACGCCCTTGTCAGAACAAAGCCTCCCCTCCTTCAAAAAAGCACAATACGTGCTCGAAGTCAACGGTGGGTTCTGCGACAAATACCACATCAACTACGGCGACCACGTGGTCTACCACAAATAG
- a CDS encoding M43 family zinc metalloprotease translates to MRHYFIILFTLLYSVAATGQRKCGTAVALQQRVLQHPSLQQVIDNNEKKMQLWQQRRMMRVQTEAVPQNVTIPVVVHIVLDNPDLVTDAQVLSQIAVLNQDYNAANPDISQVPSVWQPVTGNARISFCLAQRTPGDEPTTGIVRVKTTAGRSFDISGGAPDAKYAQYGGSDAWDTRKYLNIWVTRLSGNYLGVAAPPGVGYPVEQEGVVVLYTAFGTTGSVGRIYNLGRTTTHEIGHYFGLRHIWADDSGGCAADDGISDTPPQGDNTYGCPAFPRTDNCSPNFPGIMFMNYMDYTDDACMHLFTAGQTGRIRDVLENTVSSLMSSNGCTPVVLPANDAALTAVTGADGKRCDNRILPQVTLRNKGTLPLTSVRILYRLNNGALVNYNWQGNLSSLQSTNVPLPASQVTTGVYNLQAYTQSPNGQPDANVANDTTTSRFHFDAEVQLPFEEGFEQDSFPPPGWDLYNPDRSFTWERDRNVGHNSQASALVRNKGYNVNDQTDDLLTPVIDPQGHDSIFLFFDVAAAVYSNPDMTGNVWDTLQVLVTKDCRQTAAIAYAKWGKNLITRPTPVLDEFIPSNNEWRRDSVDLTALAGKDKFQVAFRNISNAENNIYIDNIRIVTKDINPELRQAGVLVHPNPTDGLVWISFYERPADLQQVNLYNAAGQLVRSQPGNAIGANNRMTFNLVNEPNGVYFVKLIYRNRANTIKLMKVR, encoded by the coding sequence TGCCGCAAAACGTCACTATCCCCGTGGTGGTCCATATCGTACTGGACAACCCCGACCTCGTCACCGACGCCCAGGTGCTGTCACAGATAGCGGTGCTGAACCAGGACTATAACGCCGCCAACCCAGATATCAGCCAGGTGCCGTCTGTATGGCAGCCGGTCACCGGTAATGCCCGCATCAGTTTCTGCCTGGCGCAGCGTACCCCTGGCGACGAGCCCACCACAGGCATCGTCCGCGTTAAAACCACCGCAGGCCGCAGCTTCGATATCAGCGGCGGCGCCCCCGACGCGAAATACGCGCAATACGGCGGCTCCGACGCCTGGGATACCCGCAAATACCTCAATATCTGGGTTACCCGCCTTTCCGGCAACTACCTCGGCGTGGCCGCCCCTCCCGGCGTAGGCTACCCGGTGGAACAGGAAGGCGTGGTAGTGCTCTACACCGCTTTTGGCACCACCGGCAGCGTAGGCCGCATCTATAACCTGGGCCGCACCACCACGCACGAGATAGGCCATTACTTTGGGCTGAGACATATCTGGGCCGACGACAGCGGCGGCTGCGCCGCAGACGATGGCATCTCCGATACGCCCCCGCAGGGCGATAACACCTACGGGTGCCCCGCTTTTCCCCGGACGGACAACTGCAGCCCTAATTTCCCGGGCATTATGTTCATGAACTATATGGACTATACCGACGATGCCTGCATGCACCTTTTCACCGCCGGGCAGACAGGCCGCATACGCGATGTGCTGGAAAATACCGTCAGCTCCCTGATGTCGTCCAACGGCTGCACCCCTGTGGTGCTGCCGGCAAACGATGCCGCCCTCACCGCCGTCACCGGCGCAGACGGCAAACGCTGTGATAACCGTATTTTGCCGCAGGTGACCCTGCGCAACAAAGGTACCCTCCCCCTTACATCGGTACGTATCCTCTACCGCCTCAATAATGGCGCCCTCGTGAACTACAACTGGCAGGGCAACCTGTCCAGCCTGCAAAGCACCAACGTTCCCCTGCCGGCTTCACAGGTAACAACAGGCGTCTATAACCTCCAGGCCTATACGCAGTCGCCCAACGGCCAACCGGACGCCAATGTGGCCAACGACACCACCACCAGCCGCTTTCACTTCGATGCGGAAGTACAGCTGCCCTTTGAAGAAGGTTTTGAGCAGGACAGCTTCCCGCCGCCGGGATGGGACCTGTACAATCCCGACCGCAGCTTCACCTGGGAGCGCGACCGCAACGTCGGGCATAACAGCCAGGCTTCTGCACTGGTACGCAACAAAGGCTATAATGTCAACGACCAGACAGACGACCTGCTCACCCCCGTGATCGATCCGCAGGGGCATGACTCCATTTTCCTTTTCTTCGACGTAGCCGCAGCCGTGTACTCTAATCCCGATATGACCGGCAACGTCTGGGACACGCTACAGGTGCTGGTCACCAAAGACTGCCGCCAGACTGCGGCCATAGCCTACGCCAAATGGGGCAAAAACCTTATTACCCGGCCTACCCCCGTGTTGGATGAGTTCATCCCTTCCAATAACGAATGGCGCCGGGATTCGGTCGATCTGACAGCCCTGGCGGGAAAAGACAAGTTCCAGGTGGCCTTCCGGAACATTTCAAATGCAGAGAATAACATATATATAGACAATATCCGGATCGTCACCAAAGACATCAACCCGGAGCTGCGCCAGGCCGGCGTACTGGTACATCCCAACCCCACTGACGGACTGGTATGGATCAGCTTTTATGAGCGGCCGGCCGACCTGCAGCAGGTAAACCTGTACAACGCCGCCGGACAGCTGGTTCGTTCCCAGCCAGGCAACGCCATCGGCGCCAACAACCGGATGACCTTTAATTTGGTAAATGAGCCAAATGGTGTTTATTTTGTAAAATTAATTTACAGGAACAGGGCCAACACCATTAAATTAATGAAAGTAAGATGA
- a CDS encoding FMN-binding glutamate synthase family protein: MNHRIARWAVYLLCLLLDVSVAASLYRGYLTGWILLPVAVGVTLLTLIDRFQGKHALLRNYPLLGRLRYLLEHIRPEMRQYFFESDTDGRPFSRRQRAVVYQRAKDVKQTVAFGALADMYEPGYEWASHTAFPTKVKPEALRVTIGNKQCSQPYNASLLNISAMSYGALSKTAILSLNGGAKVGGFAHNTGEGGVSPYHLQHGGDLIWQIGTGYFGCRDENGNFSPEVYAGTVAEPSVKMVELKLSQGAKPGKGGVLPAAKNTPEIAAIRKVKPGVSVLSPAAHTAFGNEYEMLTFLQQLRTLSGGKPVGFKLCVGRKDEFERICIAMTNTGIYPDFITVDGAEGGTGAAPLEFTDSIGMPLYDALAFVVNMLKKYDLKQHIRIMASGKIITGFDIMKVLALGADACYSARGMMLALGCIQALQCDSGSCPVGVATQDPTLYQGVNVTDKKERVANFHRNTIYALAELMGACGFAAPEQVNPAALYRRVTRTDIRSYEEIYAPDNGRSAGAALLPGQAVNN; the protein is encoded by the coding sequence ATGAATCATCGGATAGCACGATGGGCAGTTTATCTTTTATGCCTGTTGCTGGATGTGAGCGTGGCTGCAAGCCTTTATCGCGGTTATTTAACAGGATGGATTTTATTACCGGTGGCCGTAGGTGTCACATTGCTGACATTGATCGACCGTTTCCAGGGCAAACACGCCCTGTTGCGCAACTATCCCCTGCTGGGGAGGCTGCGTTACCTGCTGGAGCACATCAGGCCGGAAATGCGTCAGTATTTCTTCGAGTCTGATACGGACGGACGGCCGTTCAGCCGTCGCCAGCGTGCGGTAGTGTACCAGCGCGCAAAAGACGTGAAACAGACCGTTGCTTTCGGCGCCCTGGCCGATATGTATGAACCGGGCTACGAATGGGCGTCGCATACCGCGTTTCCCACCAAAGTGAAACCGGAAGCCCTGCGGGTAACGATCGGCAACAAGCAATGCAGTCAGCCATATAACGCAAGTTTACTCAACATCAGCGCGATGAGTTACGGTGCGCTGAGTAAAACAGCCATCCTTTCCCTCAATGGTGGCGCAAAGGTGGGCGGGTTCGCCCACAACACCGGGGAGGGTGGTGTGAGTCCGTATCACCTGCAACACGGCGGTGACCTGATCTGGCAAATCGGCACCGGTTACTTCGGCTGCCGCGATGAGAACGGTAATTTCTCACCGGAAGTATACGCCGGGACCGTGGCGGAACCTTCTGTAAAGATGGTGGAACTGAAATTGAGCCAGGGCGCCAAGCCCGGTAAGGGCGGGGTACTCCCGGCAGCGAAGAATACGCCGGAAATCGCCGCTATCCGTAAGGTAAAACCGGGTGTCAGCGTATTATCGCCGGCAGCGCATACCGCTTTTGGCAACGAGTACGAGATGCTGACTTTCCTGCAGCAGCTGCGTACCCTCTCCGGCGGCAAACCGGTAGGCTTTAAGTTGTGCGTAGGCCGCAAGGACGAGTTTGAGCGTATCTGTATCGCCATGACCAACACCGGTATCTACCCCGACTTTATTACGGTAGATGGCGCAGAAGGCGGCACCGGTGCGGCTCCGCTGGAATTCACGGACAGTATCGGGATGCCTTTGTACGACGCACTGGCTTTTGTGGTGAACATGCTGAAGAAGTACGACCTGAAACAGCATATCAGAATTATGGCCAGCGGTAAGATCATCACCGGCTTCGACATCATGAAAGTGTTGGCATTGGGAGCAGACGCCTGCTACAGCGCCAGAGGCATGATGCTGGCACTGGGCTGCATACAGGCGCTTCAGTGCGACAGTGGCAGCTGCCCGGTGGGCGTGGCTACACAGGATCCCACCCTGTACCAGGGCGTGAATGTGACCGACAAAAAAGAACGGGTGGCCAACTTCCACCGTAACACCATATATGCACTGGCAGAACTGATGGGCGCCTGCGGTTTCGCTGCGCCTGAACAGGTAAACCCGGCAGCACTTTACAGAAGAGTAACGAGAACGGATATACGATCATATGAAGAAATCTATGCGCCGGACAACGGTCGTTCCGCAGGAGCGGCGCTGTTGCCGGGGCAGGCAGTCAATAATTGA